The following are encoded together in the Ooceraea biroi isolate clonal line C1 chromosome 2, Obir_v5.4, whole genome shotgun sequence genome:
- the LOC105274760 gene encoding putative odorant receptor 92a isoform X3 produces MTSIVEHFRLHRTLLLAIGLWPYNQSKFIELQFSLFFAVPNSFVIFQLISFITSDYTLDLVIKILSTIFFFLFCEVHHISFWINAYTVKCFVERLQYISCELKDENEIAIIKKYGNRGEYITIIITLLVVCCLIIITILPFLPWILGTFLLANESRPLHNTLIVTEYFVDKETNFYLIILHTYASMYIGTTALVGGGLMLIAYLKHICGLFSIASYRMRQTIMLNIHEEANRKNEMEMNKKLRHAVDIHRTAIDGNIEEVILHLIFAFAMVLYVFLANYIGEEIIKQYNNMFSIAYNIEWYTAPICIQRLILFLLQRSCKAYGLKIAGLFIASLECFASIIAASISYFTVIYSTQK; encoded by the exons ATGACCTCTATAGTTGAACATTTTCGACTCCATCGAACGTTGCTATTGGCCATTGGCTTATGGCCCTACaatcaatcaaaatttattgaattacAATTCTCACTGTTCTTTGCTGTTCCAAacagttttgttatatttcaG ctTATATCGTTTATAACTTCTGACTATACTCTTGatcttgttattaaaattctgtctacaatattcttttttcttttttgcgaagTTCATCATATATCGTTTTGGATTAATGCATATACT gTGAAGTGTTTCGTGGAGCGTCTTCAGTATATCTCTTGTGAATTAAAAGATGAAAACGAGATcgctataataaaaaaatatggaaacaGGGGAGAAtacattacaattataattacat TGCTTGTGGTGTGCtgcttaattattataactattttGCCATTTTTGCCGTGGATTCTTGGCACCTTTCTACTCGCAAATGAATCTCGACCACTTCACAATACGCTAATTGtaactgaatattttgttgataaagaaacaaatttttatttaattattctgcaCACATACGCATCTATGTACATAGGAACGACTGCGTTGGTGGGAGGAGGGTTGATGCTAATAGCATACCTAAAACACATTTGCGGACTGTTTAGCATTGCAAG TTACCGTATGCGGCAAActataatgttaaatattcacGAAGAAGCTAATCGGAAGAACGAGATGGAGATGAACAAAAAGTTACGACATGCAGTGGATATTCACCGTACGGCTATTGA TG GTAACATAGAAGAGGTTATATTACACcttatttttgcatttgcaaTGGTGCTATATGTTTTTTTGGCCAACTATATCGGTGAAGAAATTATAAAGCAGTATAACAACATGTTTTCTATAGC ATACAACATTGAATGGTATACGGCTCCTATATGCATACAAAGattgatattatttctgtTACAAAGAAGTTGTAAAGCTTATGGCCTCAAAATAGCTGGTCTTTTTATAGCATCTCTAGAGTGCTTTGCCTCG ATAATTGCTGCATCGATATcttattttactgttatatattctacacAGAAGTGA
- the LOC105280176 gene encoding uncharacterized protein LOC105280176 isoform X2, giving the protein MQSNARRRMISIVEHFRLHRTFLLVIGIWPYNQSKFVELQFSLFFAVPHSFIIFQLTSFITSECTVDLIIKILSTISFLLMCTVHHISFGINACSVKCFVERLQHVCNDIKDENEIAIIEKYGNSAEYITIIITLFAVCCVIIITVLPFLPWILGTFLLANESRPFHNMLIVTEYFVDKEKHFYLIILHTYASIYIGVTAMVGAGMMLASYLKHICGLFSIARLSEFFMSNFNGTYICLIVIAVICLCLNLYEVFQTTLLRGNVEEILLHLIFASAIVLYTFVANYTGEEIMHHYNDMFSMAYSVQWYTAPIRIQRLILFLLQRSCKVYRLKIAGIFITSLEGFASLSTASLSYFTVIYSTRE; this is encoded by the exons ATGCAGTCGAATGCTCGAAGAAGAATGATCTCTATAGTTGAACATTTTCGACTTCATCGAACATTTCTATTGGTCATTGGCATATGGCCCTACaaccaatcaaaatttgttgaattacAATTCTCACTGTTCTTTGCTGTTCCacacagttttattatatttcag ctTACATCGTTTATAACTTCTGAATGTACTGTTgatcttattattaaaattctgtctacaatatcttttcttcttaTGTGCACAGTTCATCACATTTCTTTTGGGATTAATGCATGTAGT gtGAAGTGTTTCGTGGAGCGTCTCCAGCATGTCTGTAATGatataaaagatgaaaatgaaatcgctataatagaaaaatatggaAACAGCGCAGAAtacattacaattataattacat TGTTTGCGGTGTGCtgcgtaattattataactgtTTTGCCATTTTTGCCGTGGATTCTTGGCACCTTTCTACTCGCAAATGAATCTCGACCATTTCACAATATGCTAATTGtaactgaatattttgttgataaagaaaaacatttttatttaattattctgcaCACATACGCATCTATTTACATAGGAGTGACTGCGATGGTGGGAGCAGGAATGATGCTAGCATCATACCTAAAACACATTTGCGGACTGTTTAGCATTGCAAG GTTGTCTGAATTCTTTATGTCTAATTTCAATGGAACATACATTTGTCTAATAGTGATAGCCGTAATTTGTTTATGCCTTAATCTATACGAA GTCTTTCAAACTACTTTGCTTCGAGGTAACgtagaagaaattttattacaccTTATTTTCGCATCTGCTATAGTTCTATATACGTTCGTGGCCAACTATACCGGTGAAGAAATCATGCATCATTATAACGACATGTTTTCTATGGC atacaGCGTTCAGTGGTATACGGCTCCTATACGCATACAGAGattgatattatttctgtTGCAAAGAAGTTGTAAGGTTTACCGCCTCAAAATAGCtggaatttttataacatCTCTAGAAGGCTTTGCTTCG TTATCTACTGCATCGTTATCTTACTTCactgttatatattctacacGGGAGTGA
- the LOC105274760 gene encoding putative odorant receptor 92a isoform X1: MTSIVEHFRLHRTLLLAIGLWPYNQSKFIELQFSLFFAVPNSFVIFQLISFITSDYTLDLVIKILSTIFFFLFCEVHHISFWINAYTVKCFVERLQYISCELKDENEIAIIKKYGNRGEYITIIITLLVVCCLIIITILPFLPWILGTFLLANESRPLHNTLIVTEYFVDKETNFYLIILHTYASMYIGTTALVGGGLMLIAYLKHICGLFSIASYRMRQTIMLNIHEEANRKNEMEMNKKLRHAVDIHRTAIEYASIIRIWLSEFFTSSFNTTYFCLIVVGVICLVLNLCQVLRSAVLLGNIEEVILHLIFAFAMVLYVFLANYIGEEIIKQYNNMFSIAYNIEWYTAPICIQRLILFLLQRSCKAYGLKIAGLFIASLECFASIIAASISYFTVIYSTQK; this comes from the exons ATGACCTCTATAGTTGAACATTTTCGACTCCATCGAACGTTGCTATTGGCCATTGGCTTATGGCCCTACaatcaatcaaaatttattgaattacAATTCTCACTGTTCTTTGCTGTTCCAAacagttttgttatatttcaG ctTATATCGTTTATAACTTCTGACTATACTCTTGatcttgttattaaaattctgtctacaatattcttttttcttttttgcgaagTTCATCATATATCGTTTTGGATTAATGCATATACT gTGAAGTGTTTCGTGGAGCGTCTTCAGTATATCTCTTGTGAATTAAAAGATGAAAACGAGATcgctataataaaaaaatatggaaacaGGGGAGAAtacattacaattataattacat TGCTTGTGGTGTGCtgcttaattattataactattttGCCATTTTTGCCGTGGATTCTTGGCACCTTTCTACTCGCAAATGAATCTCGACCACTTCACAATACGCTAATTGtaactgaatattttgttgataaagaaacaaatttttatttaattattctgcaCACATACGCATCTATGTACATAGGAACGACTGCGTTGGTGGGAGGAGGGTTGATGCTAATAGCATACCTAAAACACATTTGCGGACTGTTTAGCATTGCAAG TTACCGTATGCGGCAAActataatgttaaatattcacGAAGAAGCTAATCGGAAGAACGAGATGGAGATGAACAAAAAGTTACGACATGCAGTGGATATTCACCGTACGGCTATTGAGTATGCCTCTATTATACGTATTTG GTTGTCTGAATTCTTTACATCTAGTTTCAATACAACATATTTTTGTCTAATAGTGGTAGGCGTTATTTGTTTAGTCCTTAATCTCTGTCAA gtATTACGATCTGCAGTGCTTCTAGGTAACATAGAAGAGGTTATATTACACcttatttttgcatttgcaaTGGTGCTATATGTTTTTTTGGCCAACTATATCGGTGAAGAAATTATAAAGCAGTATAACAACATGTTTTCTATAGC ATACAACATTGAATGGTATACGGCTCCTATATGCATACAAAGattgatattatttctgtTACAAAGAAGTTGTAAAGCTTATGGCCTCAAAATAGCTGGTCTTTTTATAGCATCTCTAGAGTGCTTTGCCTCG ATAATTGCTGCATCGATATcttattttactgttatatattctacacAGAAGTGA
- the LOC105274760 gene encoding putative odorant receptor 92a isoform X4: protein MLIAYLKHICGLFSIASYRMRQTIMLNIHEEANRKNEMEMNKKLRHAVDIHRTAIEYASIIRIWLSEFFTSSFNTTYFCLIVVGVICLVLNLCQVLRSAVLLGNIEEVILHLIFAFAMVLYVFLANYIGEEIIKQYNNMFSIAYNIEWYTAPICIQRLILFLLQRSCKAYGLKIAGLFIASLECFASIIAASISYFTVIYSTQK, encoded by the exons ATGCTAATAGCATACCTAAAACACATTTGCGGACTGTTTAGCATTGCAAG TTACCGTATGCGGCAAActataatgttaaatattcacGAAGAAGCTAATCGGAAGAACGAGATGGAGATGAACAAAAAGTTACGACATGCAGTGGATATTCACCGTACGGCTATTGAGTATGCCTCTATTATACGTATTTG GTTGTCTGAATTCTTTACATCTAGTTTCAATACAACATATTTTTGTCTAATAGTGGTAGGCGTTATTTGTTTAGTCCTTAATCTCTGTCAA gtATTACGATCTGCAGTGCTTCTAGGTAACATAGAAGAGGTTATATTACACcttatttttgcatttgcaaTGGTGCTATATGTTTTTTTGGCCAACTATATCGGTGAAGAAATTATAAAGCAGTATAACAACATGTTTTCTATAGC ATACAACATTGAATGGTATACGGCTCCTATATGCATACAAAGattgatattatttctgtTACAAAGAAGTTGTAAAGCTTATGGCCTCAAAATAGCTGGTCTTTTTATAGCATCTCTAGAGTGCTTTGCCTCG ATAATTGCTGCATCGATATcttattttactgttatatattctacacAGAAGTGA
- the LOC105280176 gene encoding uncharacterized protein LOC105280176 isoform X1 — protein MQSNARRRMISIVEHFRLHRTFLLVIGIWPYNQSKFVELQFSLFFAVPHSFIIFQLTSFITSECTVDLIIKILSTISFLLMCTVHHISFGINACSVKCFVERLQHVCNDIKDENEIAIIEKYGNSAEYITIIITLFAVCCVIIITVLPFLPWILGTFLLANESRPFHNMLIVTEYFVDKEKHFYLIILHTYASIYIGVTAMVGAGMMLASYLKHICGLFSIASYRMEQTIMLNSHEKANGRNEMEMNKKLRHAVDVHRTAIELSEFFMSNFNGTYICLIVIAVICLCLNLYEVFQTTLLRGNVEEILLHLIFASAIVLYTFVANYTGEEIMHHYNDMFSMAYSVQWYTAPIRIQRLILFLLQRSCKVYRLKIAGIFITSLEGFASLSTASLSYFTVIYSTRE, from the exons ATGCAGTCGAATGCTCGAAGAAGAATGATCTCTATAGTTGAACATTTTCGACTTCATCGAACATTTCTATTGGTCATTGGCATATGGCCCTACaaccaatcaaaatttgttgaattacAATTCTCACTGTTCTTTGCTGTTCCacacagttttattatatttcag ctTACATCGTTTATAACTTCTGAATGTACTGTTgatcttattattaaaattctgtctacaatatcttttcttcttaTGTGCACAGTTCATCACATTTCTTTTGGGATTAATGCATGTAGT gtGAAGTGTTTCGTGGAGCGTCTCCAGCATGTCTGTAATGatataaaagatgaaaatgaaatcgctataatagaaaaatatggaAACAGCGCAGAAtacattacaattataattacat TGTTTGCGGTGTGCtgcgtaattattataactgtTTTGCCATTTTTGCCGTGGATTCTTGGCACCTTTCTACTCGCAAATGAATCTCGACCATTTCACAATATGCTAATTGtaactgaatattttgttgataaagaaaaacatttttatttaattattctgcaCACATACGCATCTATTTACATAGGAGTGACTGCGATGGTGGGAGCAGGAATGATGCTAGCATCATACCTAAAACACATTTGCGGACTGTTTAGCATTGCAAG TTACCGTATGGAGCAaacaataatgttaaataGTCACGAAAAAGCTAATGGAAGGAACGAGATGGAGATGAACAAGAAGTTACGACATGCAGTGGATGTTCATCGTACAGCTATTGA GTTGTCTGAATTCTTTATGTCTAATTTCAATGGAACATACATTTGTCTAATAGTGATAGCCGTAATTTGTTTATGCCTTAATCTATACGAA GTCTTTCAAACTACTTTGCTTCGAGGTAACgtagaagaaattttattacaccTTATTTTCGCATCTGCTATAGTTCTATATACGTTCGTGGCCAACTATACCGGTGAAGAAATCATGCATCATTATAACGACATGTTTTCTATGGC atacaGCGTTCAGTGGTATACGGCTCCTATACGCATACAGAGattgatattatttctgtTGCAAAGAAGTTGTAAGGTTTACCGCCTCAAAATAGCtggaatttttataacatCTCTAGAAGGCTTTGCTTCG TTATCTACTGCATCGTTATCTTACTTCactgttatatattctacacGGGAGTGA
- the LOC105279398 gene encoding uncharacterized protein LOC105279398: MQWNAVRRRMTSIVEHFRLHRTLLLAIGLWPYNQSKFIELQFSLFFAVPNSFVIFQLISFITSGYTLDLVIKILSTIFFFLFCEVHHISFWINAYTVKCFVERLQYISCELKDENEIAIIKKYGNRGEYITIIITLFAVCCVIIMTLLPFLPWILGTFLLGNESRPLHNTLIVTEYFVNKEKNFYLIILHTYASIYIGVTALVGGGMMLIAYLKHICGLFSIASYRMEQTIMLNVHEEANRRNEMEMNKKLRHAVDVHRTAIELSEFFTSSFNGTYFCLIVVGISCFVLNLYQVFRSAVLLGNIGEILLHLIFAVSMLLYGSLANYIGEEIIEHYNDMFSMAYNIEWYTAPICIQRLILFLLQRSCKAYGLKIAGLFIASLECFASLFAAAISYFTVIYSTQK; this comes from the exons ATGCAGTGGAATGCAGTTCGAAGAAGAATGACTTCTATAGTTGAACATTTTCGACTCCATCGAACGTTGCTATTGGCCATTGGCTTATGGCCCTACaatcaatcaaaatttattgaattacAATTCTCACTGTTCTTTGCTGTTCCAAacagttttgttatatttcaG ctTATATCGTTTATAACTTCTGGCTATACTCTTGatcttgttattaaaattctgtctacaatattcttttttcttttttgcgaagTTCATCATATATCGTTTTGGATTAATGCATATACT gTGAAGTGTTTCGTGGAGCGTCTTCAGTATATCTCTTGTGAATTAAAAGATGAAAACGAGATcgctataataaaaaaatatggaaacaGAGGAGAAtacattacaattataattacat TGTTTGCAGTGTGCTGCGTAATTATTATGactcttttgccatttttgcCGTGGATTCTTGGCACCTTTCTACTCGGAAATGAATCTCGACCACTTCACAATACGCTAATTGtaactgaatattttgttaacaaagaaaaaaatttttatttaattattctgcaCACATACGCATCTATTTACATAGGAGTGACTGCGTTGGTGGGAGGAGGAATGATGCTAATAGCATACCTAAAACACATTTGCGGACTATTTAGCATTGCAAG TTACCGTATGGAACAAACTATAATGTTAAATGTTCACGAAGAAGCTAATCGAAGGAACGAGATGGAGATGAACAAGAAGTTACGACATGCAGTGGATGTTCATCGTACAGCTATTGA GTTGTCTGAATTCTTTACATCTAGTTTCAATGGAACATATTTTTGTCTAATAGTCGTAGGCATTAGTTGTTTTGTCCTTAATCTCTATCAA gtATTTCGATCTGCAGTGCTTCTAGGTAACATAGGAGAGATTTTATTACACCTTATCTTCGCAGTATCAATGCTTCTATATGGTTCATTGGCCAATTATATCGGTGAAGAAATTATAGAACACTATAACGACATGTTTTCTATGGC ATACAACATTGAATGGTATACGGCTCCTATATGCATACAAAGattgatattatttctgtTACAAAGAAGTTGTAAAGCTTATGGCCTCAAAATAGCTGGACTTTTTATAGCATCTCTAGAGTGCTTTGCCTCG ttatttGCTGCAGCGATATcttattttactgttatatattctacacAGAAGTGA
- the LOC105274760 gene encoding putative odorant receptor 92a isoform X2, protein MTSIVEHFRLHRTLLLAIGLWPYNQSKFIELQFSLFFAVPNSFVIFQLISFITSDYTLDLVIKILSTIFFFLFCEVHHISFWINAYTVKCFVERLQYISCELKDENEIAIIKKYGNRGEYITIIITLLVVCCLIIITILPFLPWILGTFLLANESRPLHNTLIVTEYFVDKETNFYLIILHTYASMYIGTTALVGGGLMLIAYLKHICGLFSIASYRMRQTIMLNIHEEANRKNEMEMNKKLRHAVDIHRTAIELSEFFTSSFNTTYFCLIVVGVICLVLNLCQVLRSAVLLGNIEEVILHLIFAFAMVLYVFLANYIGEEIIKQYNNMFSIAYNIEWYTAPICIQRLILFLLQRSCKAYGLKIAGLFIASLECFASIIAASISYFTVIYSTQK, encoded by the exons ATGACCTCTATAGTTGAACATTTTCGACTCCATCGAACGTTGCTATTGGCCATTGGCTTATGGCCCTACaatcaatcaaaatttattgaattacAATTCTCACTGTTCTTTGCTGTTCCAAacagttttgttatatttcaG ctTATATCGTTTATAACTTCTGACTATACTCTTGatcttgttattaaaattctgtctacaatattcttttttcttttttgcgaagTTCATCATATATCGTTTTGGATTAATGCATATACT gTGAAGTGTTTCGTGGAGCGTCTTCAGTATATCTCTTGTGAATTAAAAGATGAAAACGAGATcgctataataaaaaaatatggaaacaGGGGAGAAtacattacaattataattacat TGCTTGTGGTGTGCtgcttaattattataactattttGCCATTTTTGCCGTGGATTCTTGGCACCTTTCTACTCGCAAATGAATCTCGACCACTTCACAATACGCTAATTGtaactgaatattttgttgataaagaaacaaatttttatttaattattctgcaCACATACGCATCTATGTACATAGGAACGACTGCGTTGGTGGGAGGAGGGTTGATGCTAATAGCATACCTAAAACACATTTGCGGACTGTTTAGCATTGCAAG TTACCGTATGCGGCAAActataatgttaaatattcacGAAGAAGCTAATCGGAAGAACGAGATGGAGATGAACAAAAAGTTACGACATGCAGTGGATATTCACCGTACGGCTATTGA GTTGTCTGAATTCTTTACATCTAGTTTCAATACAACATATTTTTGTCTAATAGTGGTAGGCGTTATTTGTTTAGTCCTTAATCTCTGTCAA gtATTACGATCTGCAGTGCTTCTAGGTAACATAGAAGAGGTTATATTACACcttatttttgcatttgcaaTGGTGCTATATGTTTTTTTGGCCAACTATATCGGTGAAGAAATTATAAAGCAGTATAACAACATGTTTTCTATAGC ATACAACATTGAATGGTATACGGCTCCTATATGCATACAAAGattgatattatttctgtTACAAAGAAGTTGTAAAGCTTATGGCCTCAAAATAGCTGGTCTTTTTATAGCATCTCTAGAGTGCTTTGCCTCG ATAATTGCTGCATCGATATcttattttactgttatatattctacacAGAAGTGA